The Candidatus Nitrosocosmicus franklandus genome contains a region encoding:
- a CDS encoding thioredoxin domain-containing protein → MNEKKNKLKPNSLIKESSPYLLQHAYNPVNWFAWNDEALNLARREDKPIFLSIGYSSCHWCHVMAHESFEDNEIAKIMNEKFINIKVDREERPDIDDIYQRACQLVTGNGGWPLSVFLTPDLKPFYVGTYFPKESRYGIPGFKEILNQLSQAYLLKKDDINKTAAEFVQALVDTSKDIKHSNNNKMEIDKTVLDESALNLLQMADFVNGGFGISPKFPNVSNLIFLLRYYHISGIEKFKEFVLLTCDKIIFGGIHDHLGGGFSRYSTDQKWLVPHFEKMLYDNALLVILFCEMYQISKDDIFRDTVEKTLDYILRELTNDQGVFYSAEDADSEGEEGKFYVWSKKEIISEINIPLHQDIFCEYFGITETGNFEGKNILSVKYSIDQLSKKYGLDVKEIKSIIDTYSTRLFNIREKRIRPQKDDKTILSWNALAISAFVKGYKITGKQKYLEAALNAVEFIEKKLKSTEGYLYRIYKKGEVKILAYLDDYSFYINALLDIVEVRTDSKYIDSACRYVDLALKHFWDIEDNNFNYTSNMHESLLIRTKMLYDLAVPSGNSVFVSNLIRLYHIKGKTDYLDKAEKMIKGSISSAIENPFGFGWLLSSIYLYIKKPIEITIFSKDSKYSKLTDEINKMFIPNGIISVLYEGNTSQDLYKFSLFKDKIQINKKPNSDFVLICKDFTCTPPITDLEEIKKILNSNS, encoded by the coding sequence ATGAATGAAAAAAAGAACAAATTAAAACCTAATTCCTTGATAAAGGAAAGTAGCCCTTACTTATTACAACATGCTTATAATCCTGTCAATTGGTTTGCTTGGAATGATGAAGCCCTCAATTTAGCAAGAAGAGAAGATAAACCAATCTTTCTCAGTATCGGGTATAGCTCTTGCCACTGGTGCCACGTTATGGCACATGAGTCATTTGAAGATAACGAAATTGCAAAAATCATGAATGAAAAATTCATTAATATCAAGGTGGATAGAGAAGAAAGACCAGACATAGATGACATTTATCAAAGAGCATGTCAGCTGGTTACTGGTAATGGGGGTTGGCCTTTATCCGTATTTTTGACTCCAGATCTTAAACCGTTTTACGTGGGGACATACTTTCCAAAAGAGAGCAGATATGGAATACCAGGGTTTAAAGAAATCCTCAATCAACTTTCACAAGCGTATTTATTAAAAAAAGATGACATAAATAAAACAGCTGCAGAGTTTGTACAAGCATTAGTGGATACCTCAAAAGATATCAAACATAGTAATAATAACAAAATGGAAATTGATAAAACAGTACTCGACGAATCCGCACTAAATCTATTACAAATGGCAGACTTTGTTAATGGGGGTTTTGGTATTTCCCCCAAGTTCCCTAATGTATCGAATTTGATCTTTTTGTTAAGATATTATCATATTTCAGGAATAGAAAAATTCAAAGAATTTGTTTTATTGACATGTGATAAGATAATCTTTGGAGGAATACATGACCACTTAGGTGGAGGATTCTCCAGATACTCGACCGATCAAAAATGGTTGGTACCTCATTTTGAAAAGATGCTGTATGACAACGCACTATTGGTCATCCTATTTTGTGAAATGTATCAAATTTCTAAAGATGACATATTTAGAGATACGGTGGAAAAAACACTAGACTACATATTACGGGAGCTTACCAATGATCAAGGAGTCTTTTATTCAGCAGAAGACGCAGATTCTGAAGGCGAGGAAGGAAAATTTTATGTTTGGTCAAAGAAAGAAATCATATCAGAAATCAACATTCCACTGCATCAAGATATATTTTGCGAATACTTTGGTATAACTGAAACCGGGAATTTTGAAGGAAAAAACATACTAAGTGTGAAATATTCAATCGATCAGTTATCAAAAAAATATGGCTTAGATGTAAAAGAAATCAAAAGCATAATAGATACATACTCAACTAGACTATTTAATATTAGAGAGAAAAGAATAAGACCTCAAAAAGATGACAAGACAATACTATCATGGAATGCATTAGCCATTTCTGCATTTGTTAAAGGTTACAAAATAACAGGAAAGCAAAAATATCTAGAAGCTGCTTTAAATGCAGTAGAATTCATAGAGAAAAAATTAAAATCAACGGAAGGATACCTATATAGAATTTATAAGAAAGGCGAGGTCAAAATACTCGCTTATTTGGATGATTATTCTTTTTATATTAACGCCTTATTGGACATCGTTGAGGTAAGGACAGATTCAAAGTACATAGATTCGGCTTGTCGTTATGTGGATTTGGCATTAAAACATTTCTGGGATATAGAAGATAATAACTTTAATTATACTTCTAATATGCATGAATCTCTTCTTATTCGAACAAAGATGTTATACGATCTCGCAGTACCGAGTGGAAATTCTGTATTTGTATCGAATTTGATTCGTTTGTATCATATAAAAGGAAAGACGGACTATTTAGATAAAGCTGAAAAAATGATAAAGGGGTCGATTTCCTCGGCAATTGAAAATCCATTTGGATTTGGTTGGTTGCTATCATCCATCTATTTGTATATCAAGAAACCAATAGAAATAACAATTTTTTCTAAAGATAGTAAATATTCAAAGTTGACTGATGAAATAAATAAAATGTTTATTCCAAATGGTATAATTTCAGTTTTGTATGAAGGAAATACTTCACAGGATCTTTACAAATTTAGCCTATTCAAAGATAAGATACAGATCAATAAAAAACCAAATAGTGATTTTGTATTAATATGTAAAGATTTTACTTGTACTCCCCCAATAACAGACCTAGAAGAAATAAAGAAGATTTTGAATTCAAATTCCTAA
- a CDS encoding RNA-binding domain-containing protein yields MENNRIKVTIVASVNSTEDRQKVIFALNNIFPNSELIEKKNNISTKMDDLRVLEKIKEKIRSKKSLAVLQRILHNNYHMGNTWFLINKQAAFVDNVAIIENEDESPLGPIKISINGCNLEQIKEWFER; encoded by the coding sequence ATGGAGAATAATCGTATCAAGGTTACAATTGTAGCTTCGGTGAATTCGACTGAAGATAGACAAAAGGTAATTTTTGCACTCAACAATATTTTTCCTAATTCAGAATTGATAGAAAAGAAGAATAATATATCTACAAAAATGGATGATTTGAGGGTTTTAGAAAAAATTAAGGAAAAAATAAGATCTAAAAAATCATTGGCCGTATTACAAAGAATACTTCACAATAATTACCACATGGGAAACACATGGTTCTTAATAAACAAACAGGCAGCATTTGTAGATAATGTTGCAATAATAGAAAATGAAGATGAATCCCCATTAGGACCAATAAAAATATCTATAAATGGATGCAATCTTGAACAAATCAAAGAATGGTTCGAACGTTAA
- a CDS encoding nitrite/sulfite reductase — MIRIKVPGGEITPNQLEKIANLSESFSIGSAHVSTRQNIQLHWVQLEDVSEVFRGLAEVGLTSREACGNTIRNVMCSHFAGVCPNEPFDTTPYAKAIARFFLRNPICQNLPRKFKFNFSCCSEHGYVRIADVGLVPTVRDGVRGFRVYLGGGLGAASFIGHLLEEFTPESRLLSTSIATIRLYDRLGNRENLARNRMRYLVSEIGWEKFQELLLKERTLVEATISIPTKSTFEDFLKASETAATNPSTIPISTIGKKRKLPVITSESDNDPYTRWLHTNVVAQKQPGMFSVYISLGAGDITSNQLRVLAECIREFSLEKKARNTPQQNFLIRYIKADQLPKVFMKLSSSGLGNPGATTIVSTVGCSGTTSCNLAITNSHRLAKEIQSKFLELNIDKEKAFVGSTIKVSGCPNSCGQHEVATIGFYGGASRIATSMVPIYTMLFDGSTGENGELGKAVMRVPAKKVIDVILKIIDTFKKERTSGEKLNEWIHRISIGNGTGEVKNLEDMKKILLPIIELPALTSAPDFYKDYGNDTNFVAKTARGECAA; from the coding sequence ATGATTCGAATAAAGGTTCCTGGTGGAGAAATCACGCCTAACCAACTCGAAAAGATCGCCAATCTGTCAGAGTCTTTTTCCATTGGATCAGCTCATGTATCTACTAGACAGAATATACAATTACATTGGGTTCAGTTGGAAGATGTTAGTGAAGTTTTTCGAGGTTTGGCTGAAGTTGGACTTACCTCTCGAGAAGCATGTGGTAATACTATTAGAAACGTAATGTGCAGCCATTTTGCAGGGGTGTGTCCTAATGAACCATTTGATACTACCCCTTATGCTAAAGCAATTGCAAGATTTTTTTTGCGAAATCCTATTTGTCAAAATCTGCCAAGGAAATTTAAATTCAATTTTTCATGTTGTTCCGAACATGGTTATGTACGTATTGCAGATGTCGGTTTAGTTCCAACCGTCCGAGATGGAGTAAGAGGTTTTCGTGTTTATTTGGGTGGAGGCTTGGGTGCTGCTTCATTTATTGGTCATTTGTTAGAAGAATTTACCCCTGAGTCAAGGTTGCTGTCCACATCTATAGCTACCATACGTCTATATGATAGGTTAGGTAATAGAGAAAATCTAGCCAGAAATAGAATGCGTTATTTGGTTAGTGAAATTGGGTGGGAAAAATTCCAAGAATTATTACTAAAAGAACGAACATTGGTTGAGGCTACAATATCAATTCCTACAAAAAGTACTTTTGAGGACTTTTTGAAGGCATCTGAGACAGCTGCAACAAATCCTTCCACAATACCTATTTCAACAATCGGTAAAAAAAGGAAATTACCTGTCATAACCTCTGAGTCAGATAATGATCCATACACTAGATGGCTTCATACAAATGTTGTTGCCCAGAAACAACCTGGTATGTTTAGCGTGTACATTTCCTTAGGAGCTGGCGATATTACGTCTAACCAATTACGCGTTCTTGCAGAGTGTATTCGAGAATTTTCATTAGAAAAGAAAGCACGTAATACTCCTCAACAAAACTTTTTAATTAGATATATAAAAGCAGATCAATTACCTAAAGTCTTTATGAAGTTATCTAGTAGTGGATTAGGAAATCCAGGTGCAACTACAATTGTATCTACAGTGGGTTGCTCTGGAACTACATCTTGTAATCTTGCTATCACAAATTCTCATAGATTGGCAAAAGAAATTCAAAGCAAGTTTCTAGAACTAAATATTGATAAGGAAAAAGCCTTTGTGGGTTCAACTATTAAAGTTAGTGGATGTCCTAATTCATGTGGACAACATGAGGTAGCTACAATTGGCTTTTATGGTGGTGCATCTCGAATTGCAACTTCAATGGTTCCTATCTATACCATGCTTTTTGATGGAAGCACTGGAGAAAATGGCGAATTAGGCAAGGCTGTAATGCGAGTACCAGCTAAAAAGGTAATAGATGTTATTCTTAAAATAATTGATACATTCAAGAAGGAAAGGACAAGTGGTGAGAAACTAAATGAATGGATTCATAGAATTTCCATTGGAAATGGGACTGGCGAAGTTAAGAATCTTGAAGATATGAAAAAAATACTTTTACCCATAATTGAATTACCTGCCCTTACATCGGCTCCTGACTTTTACAAGGACTATGGAAACGATACTAATTTTGTAGCCAAGACAGCACGAGGCGAATGTGCAGCTTGA
- a CDS encoding nucleoside monophosphate kinase, which yields MVSSNQLVICLTGMPGAGKSTVARFLQEFGFHSITMGDVIREKAIENNLPLDDYNLGELMKNFRKTHGNDIVAKLTVEKITNLENSEFIVVDGIRSYDEFIVLKSIGHVKLLSIHASPDIRYNHIRQRDRSDTPSNHENFLQRDEREMSVGISRAIALADESISNNNITVNELKEHVESIVKKWIDEYKNSKQENNITIH from the coding sequence TTGGTCAGTTCAAATCAATTAGTTATTTGTTTAACTGGTATGCCGGGTGCAGGAAAATCAACAGTAGCCAGATTTCTTCAAGAATTTGGATTTCATTCCATCACAATGGGAGATGTTATAAGAGAAAAGGCAATCGAGAATAACCTGCCTTTAGATGATTATAATTTAGGGGAATTGATGAAAAATTTTAGAAAGACACATGGAAATGATATTGTTGCAAAGCTAACAGTCGAAAAAATTACTAATTTAGAGAATTCAGAATTCATAGTTGTCGACGGAATTAGAAGCTATGATGAATTCATAGTATTGAAGAGTATTGGTCATGTAAAATTATTATCTATACATGCTTCCCCTGATATCAGATATAATCACATAAGACAGCGAGACAGATCGGATACCCCATCCAACCATGAAAATTTTCTTCAAAGAGATGAAAGAGAAATGAGTGTGGGGATTAGTAGAGCTATAGCTTTGGCAGATGAATCAATTTCAAATAACAACATAACTGTCAATGAGCTCAAAGAACATGTTGAAAGCATCGTTAAAAAATGGATTGACGAATACAAGAACAGCAAACAAGAAAACAATATTACCATACACTAG
- the thpR gene encoding RNA 2',3'-cyclic phosphodiesterase, with translation MRTFIAIDILGVEKIVHYQNMILKQSESDKFSMRPIAKGNLHLTLKFLGEISDSEIKKIAENLRNLKFEPFEIRFTNAGCFPNLSNPRVIWLGLDKQSTDKLNILYDTITKLLDGINEFENKSQNNLSNKKTDFVPHLTIFRPKHQFNTLGSFNPNLLNVSHMEEVKHVKLKKSVLAPQGSIYSDLLTINAV, from the coding sequence ATGCGAACCTTTATTGCGATAGATATTCTTGGCGTGGAAAAAATAGTTCACTATCAAAATATGATTTTGAAGCAGAGTGAATCTGATAAATTTAGTATGAGACCAATCGCTAAAGGTAATCTTCATCTTACTTTAAAATTTTTAGGCGAGATCAGTGATTCTGAAATTAAAAAAATAGCTGAAAACCTAAGGAATTTAAAGTTTGAACCATTCGAGATAAGATTTACTAACGCTGGCTGTTTTCCAAATTTGTCCAATCCTCGGGTCATATGGCTAGGATTGGACAAACAAAGTACTGATAAATTAAATATCCTTTATGATACTATAACAAAATTGTTAGACGGAATCAACGAATTCGAGAATAAATCACAAAACAATCTATCAAACAAGAAAACTGATTTTGTTCCTCATCTTACCATTTTTCGTCCAAAACACCAATTTAACACTTTAGGGTCCTTTAATCCCAATCTTCTAAATGTTTCTCATATGGAGGAGGTAAAACATGTTAAGCTAAAGAAAAGTGTTCTTGCACCCCAGGGATCAATATATTCTGACTTACTAACCATCAATGCAGTTTAA
- a CDS encoding sulfurtransferase, translating into MNESFKQRNSKTKLLNKREKSKSSLLALDYICDIDTLRTLIKKNKVRVVDVRKKEEYKKGHIKTAVSLPLAELLSNDDPDSIVKILNNLGISDDTPVVVYDDTFGALASRVAWSFKFVGHSNVALLEVTYDNWKKLGLEIERKSNKYPKASHSMNIDYSIYADAAYIENAQNDKNKIIIDSRERLNFLTEHIPNSKNIPYTMLRSENSILRSPSELKRFIENRGIDSNHEIITYCGSVGTLSGLTFFALKAAGISNVKLYPKSFKEWKSLGKPKTEFKDANYWDLSAE; encoded by the coding sequence TTGAATGAATCTTTCAAGCAAAGAAATAGTAAAACCAAGCTTTTAAATAAACGTGAAAAAAGCAAGTCTTCGTTACTTGCGCTTGATTATATTTGTGATATTGACACGCTAAGGACTCTCATAAAAAAAAATAAAGTTAGAGTTGTAGATGTGAGGAAAAAAGAGGAGTATAAGAAAGGTCATATAAAAACTGCTGTCTCGTTACCTTTGGCTGAATTATTATCTAACGATGATCCTGACTCTATAGTCAAAATTCTTAATAATCTTGGAATATCGGATGATACCCCTGTAGTTGTATATGATGATACTTTTGGGGCTTTAGCCTCAAGAGTAGCATGGTCGTTCAAGTTTGTAGGACATAGTAACGTAGCCCTATTAGAGGTAACTTATGATAATTGGAAGAAACTAGGATTAGAAATAGAGAGGAAATCAAATAAATATCCTAAAGCATCGCATTCCATGAATATTGATTATTCTATATATGCGGATGCCGCATATATAGAAAATGCTCAAAATGATAAAAACAAAATTATAATTGATTCAAGAGAAAGGTTGAATTTCCTGACAGAACACATTCCAAATTCAAAGAACATCCCTTATACTATGCTACGTTCTGAGAATTCCATTTTGAGAAGTCCATCAGAACTTAAGCGATTTATAGAAAATAGAGGCATCGATTCAAATCATGAAATCATAACATACTGTGGAAGCGTTGGAACATTGTCTGGATTGACTTTTTTCGCTCTAAAGGCTGCAGGTATTTCCAATGTAAAACTTTATCCAAAGTCATTTAAGGAATGGAAATCGCTTGGAAAACCCAAAACAGAATTCAAAGATGCAAATTATTGGGATCTGTCAGCAGAATAG
- the cca gene encoding CCA tRNA nucleotidyltransferase, whose amino-acid sequence MNIHSLIERILIDSVPSTDEEERLIDCANSVRKKLDSYILEHNLEQYITDIVFGGSFAKGTWLKNETDIDIFLKFRYELDYDHFETLGKQIGMQSLTEYSPYLRYADHPYVEAVIEGIKVNIVPCFDVPFGKWKSAADRSPFHTSYMINHLNQQQKNQVRVLKRFLKALKIYGAEISVEGFSGYVCEVLISKFGSFLSTLEFFSKKFSNKMIISINENTVSLERTNVNHNSFAIILDPIDQNRNLGSAISARSVAIMIQASRRFLSNPSEKYFTSQNIFAVQNNLKNLLSSFILVIEFTYTNRPSDVIWGQLKKLTKSIIGFSESYGFKIFRSICSVNDKENHCVIALLLESTTISSLSLKVGPEILRINDVEKFAEANEKSPLKWIDNNSITKCILFRDHTNIKEYLKYVFENSPNLIGIPKGLKTDFLGSQNIYLLNQHPKLDLHVSNTISELITTDDRLF is encoded by the coding sequence ATGAACATACATAGCTTAATTGAACGAATATTAATAGATAGTGTTCCTTCCACAGATGAGGAGGAGCGTTTAATAGATTGCGCTAACAGTGTAAGGAAAAAACTTGATTCATATATTTTGGAACATAATCTAGAACAATATATTACAGATATCGTCTTCGGTGGTTCATTTGCAAAGGGTACATGGCTCAAAAATGAGACCGATATAGATATCTTTCTTAAATTTCGATATGAATTGGACTATGATCATTTTGAAACCCTTGGAAAGCAGATAGGGATGCAGTCTTTAACAGAGTATTCTCCATATCTTCGATATGCCGATCATCCTTATGTTGAAGCGGTTATAGAAGGGATAAAAGTAAATATTGTACCTTGCTTTGACGTCCCTTTTGGTAAATGGAAAAGTGCTGCAGATCGTTCTCCCTTTCACACTTCTTACATGATTAATCATTTAAATCAGCAACAGAAAAATCAAGTAAGAGTGCTTAAGCGATTTTTAAAAGCCTTAAAGATCTACGGTGCCGAAATTTCTGTTGAGGGATTTAGCGGATATGTCTGTGAAGTATTGATCTCAAAATTCGGATCGTTCTTGTCAACTCTCGAATTTTTTTCTAAAAAATTTAGTAACAAGATGATTATAAGTATCAATGAAAACACAGTTTCACTAGAAAGGACTAATGTAAACCATAACAGTTTTGCTATAATTCTAGACCCAATTGATCAAAATAGAAATCTTGGTAGTGCAATTTCAGCTCGTTCCGTTGCAATCATGATTCAAGCTTCAAGAAGATTCTTATCTAATCCTAGTGAAAAATATTTTACTTCTCAAAATATCTTTGCTGTTCAGAACAATCTTAAAAATTTATTATCGTCTTTTATTCTTGTTATCGAATTTACATATACAAATAGGCCATCCGATGTTATCTGGGGACAGCTTAAAAAACTAACTAAATCTATTATCGGATTTTCAGAGTCTTACGGTTTTAAAATTTTTAGATCTATCTGCAGTGTTAATGATAAAGAAAATCATTGTGTCATAGCACTGTTACTTGAATCAACGACGATTTCTTCCTTATCTCTTAAAGTTGGTCCCGAAATTCTTAGAATCAATGATGTTGAAAAATTTGCCGAGGCTAACGAAAAATCTCCATTGAAGTGGATTGATAATAATTCTATAACTAAATGTATTCTTTTTAGAGACCATACTAATATAAAGGAATATCTCAAGTACGTTTTTGAGAACAGTCCAAACTTGATAGGAATTCCAAAGGGGTTGAAAACCGATTTTTTGGGTTCTCAAAATATATATCTTTTAAATCAACATCCCAAACTTGATCTCCATGTAAGTAATACCATTTCTGAATTGATAACCACAGATGACAGGCTTTTCTAA
- a CDS encoding serine/threonine protein kinase, producing the protein MTGFSNKVLLSSYKLADLLCYPKFDSVEYRDRINELRSLNIKFVILEGPTVLNSINILGKGNEGLVLKVRDFKNNTMAVKIKRTDSCRIAMENEFNFYKYVNLHNIGPSAYLHTKNMLLMECIEGLSARKWFFSSITKLDLVRRVILDILNQCFKLDVMGIDHGQLNKLDNHVIISHDGSKCTIVDFESASRNRKVNNVTSAIQGLFFRGPIAEQVKTIYNNTNMRSELQSLLTIYKKEKCRENFDSILSLIKCD; encoded by the coding sequence ATGACAGGCTTTTCTAATAAAGTTCTATTGTCATCATACAAGTTAGCTGATCTATTGTGTTATCCCAAATTTGATTCTGTTGAATATCGAGATAGAATAAATGAGCTTCGCTCATTAAACATAAAATTTGTGATCTTGGAAGGACCTACTGTTTTAAATTCTATTAACATATTAGGGAAAGGTAATGAAGGCTTAGTTCTAAAAGTTCGTGACTTTAAAAATAATACAATGGCAGTCAAGATTAAAAGAACCGATTCATGTAGAATTGCAATGGAAAATGAATTTAATTTTTATAAATATGTCAATCTACATAATATTGGTCCAAGTGCTTATTTGCATACGAAAAATATGTTATTGATGGAATGTATTGAAGGCTTGTCTGCCAGAAAATGGTTCTTCTCTTCTATAACAAAATTAGACCTCGTGAGACGTGTTATCCTTGATATTTTAAACCAGTGTTTCAAATTGGATGTGATGGGTATTGATCATGGTCAATTAAACAAACTAGATAATCACGTTATAATTTCTCACGATGGTTCAAAATGCACAATAGTTGATTTTGAAAGCGCTAGTAGGAACAGGAAAGTCAACAATGTGACTTCTGCAATACAAGGTTTGTTTTTCAGGGGTCCTATAGCAGAACAAGTAAAAACAATTTATAATAATACTAATATGCGATCTGAACTTCAAAGTCTTTTAACCATATATAAAAAAGAAAAGTGCAGGGAAAATTTTGATTCAATATTGTCTCTAATTAAATGCGATTGA